The region CGCGCCGCTTTCCACAACAGATACATCGGAGCTTACGCCTGATATTTCCCAGGTTTCGCCACAATTAGGCAGGTCGCCGATGTTCTTATGCAGGTAGGTCTCAATTTTATGGCCTCCCCATATTTTATCTTTAAATATGGTCTTAAATTTTAACGGATACAATGCTGACATGGTATGATGTTTTAGAAAGGTAAATCAACAAAAAACTAATTGCAGGTATACCTCAGTTTGTGCGGCTAAAATAAGCGTTGCTGTTACGCTAACCAAACTTTTATTGAAACGTTTTGTAGCTGCTGATGTAAACGTACGGACGCTTTCGGTACCAACTGAATAAAAGCACAATCAATAAAAAAGCCCATCCTGATTAGAATGGGCTTTTACTATATTGTTAAGTATTATTTACCCAACTTCTTTTTTAAGTTTTCGTCAATGGCTTCCAAAAACTCCTCTGTGTACAGGTAATCGGTACCGTGCTCAACCTTTGGTTTAATGGTAATAGCCAAATCCTTGGTCATTTTGCCGCTTTCTACAGTTTCTATACAAACCTCTTCTAAAGCGTGGCAAAAATCAATCAGTTCCTGGTTACCGTCCAGTTTACCGCGGAACTCTAAACCACGGGTCCATGCAAATATAGACGCGATTGGGTTGGTAGATGTTGGGCGGCCAGCCTGGTGCTCGCGGTAGTGGCGGGTAACGGTACCATGCGCTGCTTCAGCTTCCATTACAGTTCCGTCTGGTGTAACTAATGTAGAGGTCATTAAGCCCAGTGAACCAAAGCCCTGTGCAACTGTGTCGCTCTGTACGTCGCCATCATAGTTCTTACAAGCCCAAACAAAGTTACCATTCCATTTAAGGGCAGATGCAACCATGTCGTCAATCAGGCGGTGCTCGTACACAATACCTGCTTCAGCAAACTTTTGCTTGTAGTCTTTTTGGTAGATCTCTTCAAAAATATCTTTAAAACGGCCATCATATTTTTTAAGGATGGTGTTTTTGGTAGACAGGTATAAAGGCCAGCCCTTCATCAGCGCCTGGTTAAAGCAAGCGTGAGCAAAACCAATAATAGATTCGTCGGTGTTATACATGGTAAGCGCAACGCCGTCACCTTTAAAGTTAAATACTTCAAAAGACTGCTCAGGGCTTCCGTCTTCAGGCGTAAACTTCACAGTTAACTTACCTTTACCTTTAGTAACAAAATCTGTAGCGCGGTACTGGTCGCCAAAAGCGTGGCGGCCAATGCAAATAGGCGCTGTCCAGTTAGGTACCAAACGCGGTACGTTGTTCATTACAATAGGCTCGCGGAAAACAGTACCATCAAGTATGTTACGGATGGTTCCGTTTGGCGATTTCCACATTTGTTTCAAACCGAATTCTTCTACACGCGCTTCATCTGGCGTAATGGTGGCACATTTAATACCCACACCATATTGCCTGATAGCGTTAGCAGCATCTATAGTTACCTGATCATCAGTTTCGTCACGGTATTGAATACCCAGGTCATAGTACTTTATATCTACATCAAGATAAGGAACAATTAATTTATCTTTAATAAACTTCCATATGATTCGGGTCATTTCATCCCCATCCAGCTCAACTACCGGGTTTTCTACTTTAATTTTTGACATACCTGATTTGGGTTATTTTTTCATATTAAACGGTTTCAAACTTACATAAAATTTCATTTGATGTTTTTCAACCAATTCACATAATTTTCAAAAAATATAATGCTTTGCTATCAACAAACAGGCATGTACCCGGGTTTGCACTTGTAAGTTTGCGGTGTCTTAATAATTAAACAATAAAATAATTAGTGTATTTTACGGCCGCAAATGATTTAAGCCGGCATTAAATATTGAAATTTTGGTGTTACTTTGAATTAAATAACCGTTAGCTATAACCAACGCATTGCTATTGTAAGTATGATTAAGCTTTTTACTAAAACTATATTCTTTACTTTTTTGCTCACCGCTATTACGTTTATGGCAAAAGCGCAAATAGGCTACGATTATGCACAATACGATTTTGGCCTTGGCGCTAACATTAACCGTGTTTACGGCGATGCTGAAACTATAAAGAACACACCATCTGTAAGCATTAGTTTTAATTACAACCATACGCCATACCTAAACTATATAGTTGAAGTACAGGCCGGCAAGCTGGAGGGTGGTAGCGATACCAGCAAATCTGGAAGGTATTTTAAAAATAGATATACAGCATTGGTTTTTAGGGCGCAGCTGCAGGCGGGCGAGTTGATTGATTACTCCCGCAGTGGTTTAATGAACGGGCTCAAGAACCTTTATGTTTCTGCCGGTTTAGGCTATATGATTAACGATATTACACAGATCAACCGCGAATCGGTGATTACACCCGGCTTTTTCACCGGTGGCGAAGATAAAGCCAAAGAGCTTTTTATTCCGATAAGGGTTGGTTACGAGCTCAAATTCTTTAACAAGTACGATCAGCCGTCATTTAAAATAGACTTTGCGATGCAGTATAATTCATCTTTTGGCGACAATATGGATGGGTTTACTGCCGGAAAAAGCAAAGACAAGCTGGTACAGTACAGTATAGGCCTAAAGTTTGCAATTGGCGGCGTTACATCTTATAGCAAGCAGATACATTATTAACTAAATTGCCACAACAAGGGTAAGTTTGGCAGGGTTTTTAATGTATACTTAACGTATTTAATTAAACACCTATGATACCTGATAACGACGATTTCGATAAGGTAGATCCCGACTACAGGGATGCTGACCTGGCCAATAACGGTGAAGATACCGCTAGTTTGGACGACCTGAATTTTAACGAAGCCGAAAACAGCTTTGAATACGATGTAAAAGGTGACGACCCGGATTATGACCACCCTGATCCGTACGATACAGCCATACCAAACGGCGACGACTTTAACTCTACCTACGACGAAGCCAACCCTTACGATACCAAAGGCGAGTATGATGCAACGCGTTCAATTGAAACAGATGCAGACAGCCTGGGCATGCATATAGACGGTGGCAAAATAGTTGAATTGGACCCGCTAGACGCTAAGCTGGCACATACACCTGAGGATGACCGGGACGATCTGGACGAAGAAGGTTACCCTATAAACGATACGCCTAAAGATATAAGGTAATGCAGACCCTTTATAAGAAGACAGGGATAGCCTAAAGGCTGTCCCTTCTTTTTTTAATCGAAATCCAGGTTGAATTTGTTTTTAAGATCAATAAGCTTGGGGTTCTTGGCCGCCATATGCTGAAACTTCTCTACAGATGTATAAGGCTTCCTGACGATTGATCCTTCCTCTACCCTCGCCTCTACTTCAATATCAAAGTTTTTTAAAGTCGTACGCAGGTAGTTCATGATGTACGGCCGCTCGTCCCTAAAGGCGTTCTCCTGCACGCGGGTTGATAGCAAAACTTCAAATCGCTCGTTCCCTTTAGGCTGTGGTGTAACCGCTGTAAATATCGTGTACAAACCCACCGGTTTACCCTCTGCTTTTAGCTTTGCCCCATAATTGGTCCATGCCTGGAGGAAAGCATCCATGGTAAAAGCAGCTTTATCAGTACCCTTCAGGTAAGGGTCTTCCTCCTCTGCCATTGCTTCCTCTACCTGTTTACCCAGATCTTTTAACGACGGTATTTTCACCGAGGTAGCGGATGTGTGTACATTGGGGATAAAGGCGGTCTTTATTTTTTCGGCAACAGGCTCCTCTTTAGCAGGAGGGGCAATAGGTGCTGCTTGTACGGATGCGGCTTGCGCCGGGGTTGCTGTATAGGCTACCGGGGTATCGCGAAGGACAGGCACTTCGTCCTGCTTTGCCGCTGGCGGCTCAGGTGCATTTACAGCGGTATCAGGTTTTTTTTTTAACTCTCCTTGCGGAACAGCGGCTGCCTGCGGCATTGGCGATGTTGCCAGGTTAAATACCGAAAGCAAGTGGCACATCTTCAAGAGTGCCAGCTCAACCTGTAACCGCTGGTTCTTACTTTGTTTGTAGGTAATATCGCACTGGTTGGCAATATTTAATGCTGATAAGAGGAAAGAGGTGGATGCGGTTTGCGATTGCTGCAGGTAGCGGGCCTTAATGGTTTCGCTTACTTCCAACAATTTAATGGTAGCCGTATCTTTCCCTACCAGCAGGTTACGCAAATGCTCGGACAAGCCAGAGATAAAATGCGCGCCATCAAAACCTTTCCCTAATATCTCATCAAACAACAGCAGCGTTGCAGCATTGTCTTCTGCAAGCAGCTTATCTGTAAGGCTAAAGTAGTAGTCGTAATCAAGGATATTGAGGTTATCAATAACCGAACGGTACGTAACATTGCCGCCGGAGAAGCTCACGATCTGGTCAAACATGGATAAGGCATCCCTTAATCCTCCGTCGGCTTTTTGTGCTATAATATGTAAGCCATCGGCCTCGTAGCTGATATTCTCTTTTTTAGCAATACCGGCCAGGTGCCCTGCCATGTCTTCTACCCGTATACGGTTAAAATCAAATATCTGGCACCGCGATAAAATGGTAGGCAGTATCTTGTGCTTTTCGGTAGTGGCCAGAATAAAGATGGCGTAGTTAGGCGGTTCTTCAAGCGTTTTCAGGAAAGCATTAAATGCCGCCTGCGAAAGCATGTGCACTTCATCAATAATGTAAACCTTGTAGCGCGCACCTTGTGGCGGTATGCGTACCTGCTCTATCAGGCTGCGGATATCATCAACCGAGTTGTTTGATGCCGCATCCAGTTCATGTATATTAAAGGAGTTGCCATTCTGAAAAGCGCGGCAGCTGTCGCACTCGCTGCATGCCTCGCCGTTTGGCTGTAAGTTGGTACAGTTAATAGTTTTAGCAAGAATACGGGCGCAGGTTGTTTTACCTACACCACGCGGCCCGCAGAATAAAAATGCCTGAGCAAGCTGGTTGCTCTTAATAGCATTTTTGAGCGTGTTGGTTATATGTTGCTGACCAACAACCGTTTCGAAAGTAGCCGGGCGGTATTTGCGTGCCGAAACAATGAAATTATCCACAGGTATAAAGGTAGCAAGAAAATGCTTTGCCTAAAACATAAAAAGCATGTGTGGATAATTTGCAAACAACTACTGCAACTCCTCTTCCGGTAGATGATCGTCATCTTCAGGATCGGGCTCGCCCAGGTCATCGTCTACCTGTATCTCGTGAAGGTCGTTTGTCGACTCCATCTGGTCGTCAAAATCTTCGTCCTCCTCATCATCCCAGTCACCATCAACTATTTCTTCATCTTCGTCCGGTGCTTGTAAAAAAAGGGTATCATACATAAAACCCGAATCGCTTGTTTCGTAGTACCTGCTTTCTGAGAATTGCATAACAAATGTGTTTAGTTAGAAGACAACCGAAAGTAAAGATGTGTTTGAATGTTAACGTTAATTATTTGTGATGTTTTTGTGTAAAATGCTTTTAGCACTGCCAGGTACAAAAGCAACAGCCCGCTATGGTTTTATAGCAGGCTGTTGGTCAAGTTAGTACCTTAATATGTATCAGAATGGTGCCAGCAACGGTTTAAGCAATGCTGTTAGATCAAATTTTTTGCTGAGTGCCAATGTAACTACCGGCTTTGCGCCTTTTAGCAGCAGCCCTCGAACTTCCCCGCTAAAAGTAAGCCCAAAAGCAACTTCGGTAAGGCGGTATTGTATAACATAAAATGCGTTCCACCGGTGTTTTGGTTCACGGGCGTTTAAAAAGTCCAAATAGCCTTCAGGAAGGTCATACAATTTTTTAAATTGTGTTGAATTGCCTATCCGTGACGGGTTTACTATTGTAAAACCCTGATTTGTTGTACCAAGTATACCGTTTAAATAAAGGGTATAATCACTTTCCTTTATGTAGGTTGATAAGCCGGCACCTATGTAGTGCGATCTGCTGTCAAAATCAAAACGGCCCTCTTTAAATGTACGGCCGTTTAGCGCGGTCAGGGTGCTATCATAAGCAACTATATTACGGGCGGTTTTACTGTAGTCTATTGTAGAGGTAATGCGTTGCCAAAGCAATTCGAAATAAGTAGATATTGACCAATGAAAACCGTCTTCATTCAACCTTTTGCCATTTAACCTTATCTGTGGTGAAAACATCAGACCTATACTTTTAACACTTGTTGTTGATTGTATGCGACCGGTATCTGTGTAGTAGGGATACCCTTTTTTCAAACTATCCAGTATATTGGAGCTACCATCCCGGTAGGTAAAACCGCTTGACAAAGAAGAGCTCTGGCTTACCGATTGCGACTCGTACACACCGCCAACAAAACTGATATTGTTTGGGTGTTTTTTACTCCATAATGTCGCTACATCTTTCATATGCCCGAAAATGGCTGCGTAAAAATTATTGGTTTTAATGTTATCCAACAAATCAAAGTTGGTTCCTACTTCCGCCCAAAAAGTTCGGTCGGGTACTATCACTTTTAAACGCTGGCTGCCCCGCAATATCTGCGTCTGGCCCTTTATTACGAGGTCAACATCTCTAACGGTGTTTAAAGTATCTGTAGCTTTTATGGTGCGGATATGTAAGGGCACAAGTATACCCTCCGTCATTTTGCCAGCTTGAATTTTTGCCTCAGTGCTTGCTGATGATTCGTCCTTTCCGTCTTTCATCATCGCAGTTTTTAGCTCAGTTTCAAGATCAGGCTTTTTTTTACTTCCCTGCACCCATTCTTCCCTTGTCACGGTTATTGGGTTTTCAATTATCTGGTAGGTTTTATTAAGCGCCGTATCAGCAAACCCAAACAATAGTTGGTTTGCCTCCGGGCTAAAGTTTCCATTAAATTTCACCCTCACGCTTATTGTATCAAGCGCGCTTATAACCGATCCGTACCGGCGCTCTATATTTGCTGTAGCTCCCGGAACTATCTCAGCACCACCGGCGGCTATCGGTTTATAAACAGCCTTCTTTTTAGATGTATACGGATTGATCTTAAAAGTATGCTTCACTTTACCATCAGGCAGATATATATCTATCAACTGTACGCCGGATAGCGCAGCTGCCTGTTCAAGGTCTATCCTTACGTCCCGCTCAATTTCAACTTCCTTAGTGTCGTCCCAATCGTGTTTGTACAACTTAAGTGTAGCGTGCCCGGCATCTGTACCTGCTAACTTTATGTTTTCGAGTGTTCCTACCGGGAACAGGTCGAATTTTATGATAGTGTCCTTTCCTTCAGACCTGTTCAGTCGTAATTTTACTTTGGCGTACTTGTGAAAGGTGATATTAGGACTTAAAAGTGTATCTAAACTCACGTCGGTACTGCCGGAAACCAAAGCTACAGCCGGTTTAGATAAGGGTGTTTGTGGTATGTCACTTTTTTCATCCGGCTTAACATTAGTTTTAACCTGTATATCTGCAGCAGACCTTATATAATCAAAATTCAGGCGCACATTACTTCCGCCTTTGCCAATACGTATATTGGCTTCTCCGCTTATCGCGGGCTGAAGGTTGAACTTTATTAATACGCCCTGATTGATGGTATGCGGTTTACCGTTAAATAATTCCTTTTCTATAACAATATCTTTGGTAGTGTTCCTGTTATCAAACACCGGCCGGGCTGTGGTAAATTCATTAATTAAATTAAGCGTAACTACAACATCTTTGGCGGGTGCAGGGCCGTTAATATCAAATGGGATATAAATCGTCCTCACGGCCAGGCTATCTCCTAACCTTTCCACGTTGCCAATGGTAAAATATTCTATATGGCCATCATTACTAATTTGCACCGTGGACTTAACCAATACAGGCTTTGCAGGCTTCAATTCAGCCTTTCTGGGAGCGCGCTGAGCAAATGAGGAGCTAAAAATAAGCGTGAAGATGGCCGGCATATATAGGTACCTAAGCCACAGATTGTTGTGAGTGTGAGGGGTGTTCATGATAAGTGGTTTAGATGACCAACCTACAACAATCAGGAATAAGCATCAACCCGTTAAATAACGGTATTTGAAGTATTTGTTATTAAGGTTATTATGGCTATATTTGCAGCCCCGTAATAGCGGGTAAATTAAAAAACAAGTAAAAATGCAACAGTACGAAATTGTGATCGTTCTAACCCCGTTGCTGTCTACCGAAACTGCTGGTGAGGCTATTGCCAAATACACCAAAGTTTTAACAGACGGCGGAGCCGAAATTGTCCAGGAGGATAATTGGGGTTTGAGAAAACTAGCGTACCCTATTCAAAAGAAGACTACAGGGTACTATCACTTAACTGAATTCAGGGCTCCAGGTGATTTAATTAACAAATTGGAGGTAGAATTACGTCGCGATGAGCGCGTTTTGCGTTTCCTTACCATTGCTTTGGACAAACACGCCATTGCTTACAACGACAAAAAACGCAGCGGTGCTTTTAACAAGAAATCTGCAAAAGTGGAGGAAGCAAACTAATGGCAAACGACCAAATTAAATACGTTACCGCTCCTAAGGTGGAGGATAACCGTAAAAAATACTGCCGTTTTAAAAAGAACGGTATCAAGTACATTGATTACAAAGACGCAAACTTTTTATTGAAGTTTATTAACGACCAGGGTAAAGTATTACCACGCCGTTTAACAGGTACTTCATTAAAGTTCCAGCGTAAAGTTGCTCAGGCTGTTAAGCGTGCGCGCCACATTGGTTTATTACCTTACGTTACCGATTCTTTAAAATAAACAGGAGGTTTACAAAATGGAAGTTATTTTAAAACAAGATGTAAAAAACCTGGGTGATAAAGACGACGTAGTGAACGTTAAACCAGGTTATGGCCGTAATTTCCTTATTCCTAAGGGTTATGCCATATTAGCCACAGAATCTGCCCGTAAAGTATTAGCAGAAAACCTGAAACAGGCTCAATTTAAACAAGACAAGATCCGTAAGGATGCTGATGCTATTGCTGCTAAACTGGAAGGTGTAAAACTTACCATTGGCGCTAAAGCAGGCGAAAGCGGCAAAATCTTCGGTGCTATCAACACCATCCAGGTGGCTGATGCCCTTAAGAAAGAAGGTTTTGAAGTTGACCGTCGCCGTATCACTTTTGATCAGGAGCCAAAATTTGTTGGCGAGTACGTTGCAAACGTAAACCTGCATAAAGAAGTTAAGGTTCAGGTTCCTTTTGAAGTAGTAGCTGAATAAGTTACCCATCTTTAAAGAATACCAAAATAAAAAGGTGTTGTGTTTTATCACAACACCTTTTTTGTTTACAATAATTACCTTTGGCGCGTGAAAAAACGAAGCACTAACGCATCCGCAAAGAATACCTCTAAAAGCCTGTTTAAGGGCGGTTTGCTCCGGCTCATCTTCCGGATTGTAAAACTCGTTGTTATTTCGTTTGTAGCGCTTAGTTTATTCGGGGTGTTGCTGTTCCGCTTTGTTAACCCGCCGTTCACCTGGCTAATGGTGCAGCGCGGTTTCGAGCGTAAGGCAGACGGCAAGCACTGGAAGATTGATAAAGATTGGGTAGAGTTTGACAGCATAGCCGACCCCATGAAACGCGCCGCTGTTGCTGCTGAGGACCAAACCTTCCTGGAGAACCACGGCTTCGACTTTAAAGCTATCCAGCGGGCCATTAAAAAGAACGCCAACAGTAAAAAGCTGATAGGCGGCAGTACCATTACACAGCAAACTGCCAAAAACGTCTTCCTATGGCCGGGCAGGTCCATAATCCGCAAAGGATTTGAAGCCTGGTTCACTGTACTGATAGAGACCTTCTGGAGTAAGAAACGGGTAATGGAGGTTTACCTCAACGTAATTGAGATGGGCGATGGCATTTACGGCATCGAGGCTGCATCCCAGGCCTACTTTCATAAACCAGCTTCGCGGCTTACCACACGGCAGGCTGCAGCTATTGCGGTAATTTTCCCAAGCCCGCTTAAGTGGTCGGCAACAAAGCCTACACGCTATCTTAAACACCGGCAGTACCTTATCAGGCAAAACATGCGGCGGTTGGGCCCGCTGGAATTCTAGTGAAAAAATCTTAATTCATCAGATAATTGGTTTTAATTAGCAGATAAACTGTACATTTAGTTTATCTACCAATTTAACAACCAATGGGACGTTTTCTTCACGTTCTGAGCATGATAGCTTTTGTTGCAATTGCCGCCAGCAGTTGTAAGCTGGACGCGCCCGTTTACCCCATTGCAGAAAAGCCGCCGGAGGTTGTAAAGCCGGATACAACAACTATACCCGACGCAGGACCGGATAGCTTTTATACCGTACCTATTGGCGCACTAAACACAATAGTGTTTAAGATAGACGATGGAGAAAATGTAACGTTAACAGAACCTACTGCCGACATTACCCCCAACAACGGCTCGGCAACAACCGGCTATACCATGGTACTGGCAGATCAGGTGTCGCCGGAAGTAACGTTCAAACTAAACTTTAGCGCCGCCAGGGCCGGAGAATTTGCTGATGACCTGCTTTGGCTTATTTACAAGGATTTCAGGCTTACCGATGACAGCAGCGGGAAGGTAAAGGCGGTTATTGTTCGTAAGGATACCAACGGTTATCTTGTAAAAGGGTATTTCCGCATTTTGGCTACAAATGATAACGACGGTACTTTACATACCGTAATCGGCTCGTTTAACGTCAGCAAATAACCCTTACGCCTTTTATACTTCCGCAGGTACTTTAATTACTTGTATTTCCAGTTCCTGGTTTTGCCCTCATTCATCCACTCTATTCCTTCCTTTAAGCGCTTGTCGCGCGTGGCGGTGGTTTTGGCATCTTCAAACCAGGTAATGTATTCTTTCTTTTGTGAAGGGCTGAACTTATCGAAATACGCCTTAGCTTCCGGGTTAGAGATGAACAGTTCGGCTAAATAATTTGGCGTGTCTAAAGTAGTGTTAGCCGGCTTAGGCCCTGTTACCTTTTTAGCAGCTGGTTTTGCTTTTACCGGCCCTGCCGCGTCTTTTTGCGCCATAGCCTGTTTAATGTACCACACCAGGATGTCGGCATCCGGGATGTCTGCTATACTGGTTAGCTTACCTATGCTCCCGGCAGCTTCGCCACCTTCTGTATATAATATCTGGTGCGGATCGGGCAGTTGCTCCGCCTTCCAAAAACCAAAGCCTGCATGCTGCTTAAACGCCATCATAAAACAAAGCACGCCTTTGTACTCAAAGAATGGAGCGCTCCACTTGATAGTTTCCGTAATCTCCGGAGACGCATTGTGAACTATTTCTCGCAGGTGTTTAAGAATGGGTTTGGCAAATTCGGCAGACTTCTCTATATAAGCGTCCACGCGGCTATCGTACTGTTCCATACCGCAATATAATACTGTCTGGTAAAAAAGCAAAACAGATGCCGCCTATTAACGCAGCAAGCCTTTCAGCGCGGGATGTGATTGGGACGGAAGGAACTCCGTAACTGTAAATTCTGCAAGGCCGTGTTGGTGGAACGGGTCCTGTTCTATGATCTTCCACAGTATCTCCTCAGAATCTGCCTGTGCAATGATAATGC is a window of Mucilaginibacter terrenus DNA encoding:
- a CDS encoding NADP-dependent isocitrate dehydrogenase; the protein is MSKIKVENPVVELDGDEMTRIIWKFIKDKLIVPYLDVDIKYYDLGIQYRDETDDQVTIDAANAIRQYGVGIKCATITPDEARVEEFGLKQMWKSPNGTIRNILDGTVFREPIVMNNVPRLVPNWTAPICIGRHAFGDQYRATDFVTKGKGKLTVKFTPEDGSPEQSFEVFNFKGDGVALTMYNTDESIIGFAHACFNQALMKGWPLYLSTKNTILKKYDGRFKDIFEEIYQKDYKQKFAEAGIVYEHRLIDDMVASALKWNGNFVWACKNYDGDVQSDTVAQGFGSLGLMTSTLVTPDGTVMEAEAAHGTVTRHYREHQAGRPTSTNPIASIFAWTRGLEFRGKLDGNQELIDFCHALEEVCIETVESGKMTKDLAITIKPKVEHGTDYLYTEEFLEAIDENLKKKLGK
- a CDS encoding DNA polymerase III subunit gamma/tau; protein product: MDNFIVSARKYRPATFETVVGQQHITNTLKNAIKSNQLAQAFLFCGPRGVGKTTCARILAKTINCTNLQPNGEACSECDSCRAFQNGNSFNIHELDAASNNSVDDIRSLIEQVRIPPQGARYKVYIIDEVHMLSQAAFNAFLKTLEEPPNYAIFILATTEKHKILPTILSRCQIFDFNRIRVEDMAGHLAGIAKKENISYEADGLHIIAQKADGGLRDALSMFDQIVSFSGGNVTYRSVIDNLNILDYDYYFSLTDKLLAEDNAATLLLFDEILGKGFDGAHFISGLSEHLRNLLVGKDTATIKLLEVSETIKARYLQQSQTASTSFLLSALNIANQCDITYKQSKNQRLQVELALLKMCHLLSVFNLATSPMPQAAAVPQGELKKKPDTAVNAPEPPAAKQDEVPVLRDTPVAYTATPAQAASVQAAPIAPPAKEEPVAEKIKTAFIPNVHTSATSVKIPSLKDLGKQVEEAMAEEEDPYLKGTDKAAFTMDAFLQAWTNYGAKLKAEGKPVGLYTIFTAVTPQPKGNERFEVLLSTRVQENAFRDERPYIMNYLRTTLKNFDIEVEARVEEGSIVRKPYTSVEKFQHMAAKNPKLIDLKNKFNLDFD
- the rpsF gene encoding 30S ribosomal protein S6 translates to MQQYEIVIVLTPLLSTETAGEAIAKYTKVLTDGGAEIVQEDNWGLRKLAYPIQKKTTGYYHLTEFRAPGDLINKLEVELRRDERVLRFLTIALDKHAIAYNDKKRSGAFNKKSAKVEEAN
- the rpsR gene encoding 30S ribosomal protein S18, whose protein sequence is MANDQIKYVTAPKVEDNRKKYCRFKKNGIKYIDYKDANFLLKFINDQGKVLPRRLTGTSLKFQRKVAQAVKRARHIGLLPYVTDSLK
- the rplI gene encoding 50S ribosomal protein L9, whose product is MEVILKQDVKNLGDKDDVVNVKPGYGRNFLIPKGYAILATESARKVLAENLKQAQFKQDKIRKDADAIAAKLEGVKLTIGAKAGESGKIFGAINTIQVADALKKEGFEVDRRRITFDQEPKFVGEYVANVNLHKEVKVQVPFEVVAE
- the mtgA gene encoding monofunctional biosynthetic peptidoglycan transglycosylase — encoded protein: MKKRSTNASAKNTSKSLFKGGLLRLIFRIVKLVVISFVALSLFGVLLFRFVNPPFTWLMVQRGFERKADGKHWKIDKDWVEFDSIADPMKRAAVAAEDQTFLENHGFDFKAIQRAIKKNANSKKLIGGSTITQQTAKNVFLWPGRSIIRKGFEAWFTVLIETFWSKKRVMEVYLNVIEMGDGIYGIEAASQAYFHKPASRLTTRQAAAIAVIFPSPLKWSATKPTRYLKHRQYLIRQNMRRLGPLEF
- a CDS encoding YdeI/OmpD-associated family protein, which encodes MEQYDSRVDAYIEKSAEFAKPILKHLREIVHNASPEITETIKWSAPFFEYKGVLCFMMAFKQHAGFGFWKAEQLPDPHQILYTEGGEAAGSIGKLTSIADIPDADILVWYIKQAMAQKDAAGPVKAKPAAKKVTGPKPANTTLDTPNYLAELFISNPEAKAYFDKFSPSQKKEYITWFEDAKTTATRDKRLKEGIEWMNEGKTRNWKYK
- a CDS encoding YciI family protein; this translates as MFIINLRYIVPLEQLDRHMTEHVAYLKKYYAADVFIMSGRKVPRTGGIIIAQADSEEILWKIIEQDPFHQHGLAEFTVTEFLPSQSHPALKGLLR